The Bacteroidales bacterium genome contains a region encoding:
- a CDS encoding DUF5597 domain-containing protein: MAWYYAVYINKVIVEGKAELNLPMYVNAWLGPQPGSVLPGDWPSGGPVARVMDVWRAGAPANDLLAPDIYVQDFKGVLAEYSRSGNPLWIPEARDQTGNLFWAVGHHSALGWAIFGIDDLNEKSQVAKAYDLLDEMLPQLAAWQSEGKVDGVLLTEGEDKQVISMGGYTITISRPRQYGSAPAAANVQTPLGLGGVTLNSRAMPDDTRPFGMVINTAPDEFLFVGSNFVPSFAADPQESGKVAIGWIDEGTFVTGNWIAGRRLNGDEGRPSLGSGKIEMLKIKVFKY; this comes from the coding sequence ATGGCCTGGTATTATGCAGTTTATATTAATAAGGTTATTGTAGAAGGAAAAGCTGAGCTGAATCTTCCAATGTATGTTAATGCATGGCTTGGACCCCAGCCGGGCTCGGTTCTTCCGGGTGACTGGCCAAGCGGAGGACCGGTTGCAAGGGTAATGGATGTATGGCGTGCAGGGGCTCCTGCCAATGACCTTCTGGCACCTGATATATATGTTCAGGATTTCAAGGGCGTACTCGCTGAGTATTCGAGATCTGGTAATCCATTATGGATCCCGGAAGCAAGGGATCAGACCGGCAATCTTTTCTGGGCTGTCGGCCATCATTCTGCTTTGGGCTGGGCTATCTTTGGGATAGATGATCTCAATGAAAAGAGCCAGGTGGCAAAAGCATATGATCTGTTGGATGAAATGTTACCACAACTTGCAGCCTGGCAGTCCGAAGGCAAAGTGGATGGCGTGCTGCTTACTGAAGGTGAGGATAAACAGGTTATATCAATGGGTGGTTACACAATAACAATTTCCAGGCCCCGGCAATATGGATCAGCACCAGCAGCGGCAAATGTGCAAACCCCATTGGGACTGGGGGGCGTTACATTAAACAGCCGCGCCATGCCTGATGATACAAGACCGTTCGGTATGGTTATCAACACCGCACCTGATGAATTTCTTTTTGTCGGATCAAACTTTGTTCCATCATTTGCTGCAGATCCCCAGGAATCTGGTAAAGTTGCTATAGGGTGGATTGACGAAGGAACGTTCGTAACCGGTAATTGGATCGCAGGACGTCGTTTGAACGGCGACGAGGGGCGGCCTTCTTTAGGAAGCGGTAAAATAGAAATGCTTAAAATAAAAGTATTTAAGTATTAG
- a CDS encoding PIN domain-containing protein yields MKKLFLDTNIVLDLLANRTPFYTEAAKLFSLADKKKIKLSISSLCIADAHYILSRQNPEIEVRNILRTFKVLVQVLSLDDKITDLALNSEFRDFEDAIQYFTAIENDQDIIITRNQNDFKESKLPVMSAGEFIKSIK; encoded by the coding sequence ATGAAAAAACTATTTCTCGACACCAATATAGTTCTTGATCTTCTGGCAAATAGAACGCCTTTTTATACAGAGGCTGCAAAACTATTTTCCCTTGCCGACAAGAAAAAAATAAAGCTTTCAATTTCTTCACTTTGCATTGCTGATGCTCACTATATTTTATCAAGACAGAATCCTGAAATTGAAGTAAGAAATATTTTAAGAACCTTCAAAGTTCTTGTTCAGGTACTCTCTCTTGACGACAAAATAACGGACCTGGCCCTCAATTCAGAGTTTCGTGACTTTGAGGACGCCATTCAATACTTTACAGCTATTGAAAACGATCAGGATATTATAATTACGAGAAATCAGAACGATTTTAAAGAGAGTAAATTACCTGTAATGTCTGCAGGTGAATTCATCAAGTCAATAAAATAA
- a CDS encoding TIM barrel protein, which produces MKKFTCLVLAAVLMLSVTSNAQTKKHLGIATYSVKGLESDLEGSFKSLADDGYVVMEISNYNAGTGLVAGKTPAEYAALAEKYGIDIISSHARAKFDVKDVEGTVAAWSKVFDDHKAMGCKYVVFPMYTWAFTVEGVKAECDLMNKIGAEANKRGIKFGYHNHNAEFATLANTGQLYEDFLIANTDPDKVFFQLDVYWIMVGGQDPVAYLKKYPNRFKVLHIKDEYVVGESGKLNYEAIFKQFYANGYEDWFVEMESKMTKEQLEANLARMEQNKQRQATGGQQAAPQGGAPGQARPAGQPGQQGGAPGQARPAGQAGAPGMGRPAMDPAAQAEMLKTSLEGIKQSADYLMKASFVK; this is translated from the coding sequence ATGAAGAAATTTACTTGTTTGGTTTTGGCAGCAGTTTTGATGCTATCGGTTACATCGAATGCTCAGACTAAGAAGCACCTGGGAATAGCCACATATTCTGTTAAAGGACTTGAGTCTGACCTTGAGGGTTCATTCAAGTCGCTGGCCGATGATGGATATGTTGTTATGGAAATTTCCAATTACAATGCAGGTACAGGTCTTGTTGCAGGAAAAACACCTGCTGAGTATGCTGCCCTTGCTGAGAAGTACGGAATTGATATCATTTCAAGCCATGCACGTGCCAAATTTGATGTAAAAGATGTTGAAGGAACAGTTGCAGCATGGAGTAAGGTATTTGATGATCATAAAGCAATGGGATGCAAATATGTTGTATTTCCCATGTATACCTGGGCTTTTACTGTTGAAGGCGTAAAAGCAGAGTGCGATCTGATGAATAAAATAGGCGCTGAGGCAAATAAAAGGGGCATTAAATTCGGTTATCATAACCATAATGCGGAGTTCGCAACATTAGCAAATACAGGTCAGTTATATGAGGATTTCCTTATTGCCAATACTGATCCCGACAAAGTATTCTTCCAGCTTGATGTTTATTGGATTATGGTTGGAGGACAGGATCCTGTTGCATATCTGAAAAAGTATCCTAACCGTTTCAAAGTTCTACATATTAAAGACGAATATGTTGTCGGCGAGAGCGGAAAATTAAATTATGAAGCTATTTTCAAGCAGTTCTATGCAAATGGTTATGAGGACTGGTTTGTTGAAATGGAATCAAAAATGACCAAAGAACAGCTCGAAGCCAATCTGGCCAGAATGGAACAGAACAAGCAGAGACAGGCTACCGGTGGTCAGCAGGCAGCTCCTCAGGGCGGTGCTCCGGGTCAGGCAAGACCTGCAGGACAACCAGGTCAGCAGGGTGGTGCTCCAGGACAGGCAAGACCAGCAGGCCAGGCTGGTGCTCCTGGTATGGGAAGACCAGCTATGGATCCGGCTGCTCAGGCTGAGATGCTTAAGACATCACTCGAAGGAATCAAACAGAGTGCTGATTATCTTATGAAAGCTTCGTTTGTGAAATAA
- a CDS encoding beta-galactosidase, whose protein sequence is MKKYLIVLVLLAIIPLTMSAQSAKSMQTTLPQIRQNGAVKQMFVDGRPFIMLSGELHNSSASSIEYMKPVWDNMKAMHLNTVVSTVSWELLEPEEGKFNFDLVDAQIVEARKRDIRLVIIWFASWKNGSSNYAPMWVKTNPQRFPVQARKAVASGRGSIFIERDRTMPLSPLGETSMLAEAKAFRALMRHIKEVDPQHTVIMMQVDNEMGLLGDSRDRSSLADAAWAKPVPAQLLNYFTKNKATLLPEMQEVWGRNGYKHQERGLKCLVMMSGRKRFLWPGIMQFILIRLL, encoded by the coding sequence ATGAAAAAGTATCTTATAGTATTAGTTCTCCTGGCTATTATTCCACTAACCATGAGTGCTCAGTCTGCTAAAAGTATGCAGACAACATTGCCTCAGATCAGGCAGAACGGGGCGGTTAAGCAGATGTTCGTTGACGGCAGGCCATTTATCATGCTTTCAGGTGAATTGCATAACTCCAGTGCTTCAAGCATTGAGTATATGAAACCAGTCTGGGACAATATGAAAGCTATGCATCTTAACACTGTAGTGTCTACAGTGAGTTGGGAACTACTTGAACCTGAGGAGGGCAAGTTCAATTTTGATCTGGTGGATGCACAAATAGTGGAGGCTCGTAAGAGGGATATAAGACTAGTAATAATCTGGTTTGCATCATGGAAAAATGGCAGTTCAAATTATGCTCCTATGTGGGTCAAGACAAACCCGCAAAGGTTTCCGGTACAGGCCAGAAAAGCTGTAGCTTCCGGAAGAGGAAGCATATTCATTGAAAGAGACAGAACTATGCCTTTGAGCCCACTGGGCGAAACATCCATGCTTGCTGAAGCTAAAGCTTTTCGTGCACTTATGCGACATATCAAAGAGGTTGATCCTCAGCATACAGTTATAATGATGCAGGTTGATAACGAAATGGGCCTTCTCGGCGACAGCCGCGATCGTTCCAGTCTCGCAGATGCAGCATGGGCGAAACCAGTTCCGGCTCAGTTATTGAATTACTTTACAAAAAATAAGGCTACTCTTCTTCCTGAAATGCAGGAAGTATGGGGCCGCAATGGATATAAACATCAGGAACGTGGGCTGAAGTGTTTGGTCATGATGAGTGGGCGGAAGAGGTTTTTATGGCCTGGTATTATGCAGTTTATATTAATAAGGTTATTGTAG